A genomic window from Enoplosus armatus isolate fEnoArm2 chromosome 20, fEnoArm2.hap1, whole genome shotgun sequence includes:
- the wnt3 gene encoding proto-oncogene Wnt-3: MDLYLIGYLMCVWLSSSRVLGGYPIWWSLALGQQYSSLGSQPILCGSIPGLVPKQLRFCRNYIEIMPSVAEGVKLGIQECQHQFRGRRWNCTTIKDNLAIFGPVLDKATRESAFVHAIASAGVAFAVTRSCAEGTSTMCGCDSHHKGPPGEGWKWGGCSEDAEFGVLVSREFADARENRPDARSAMNRHNNEAGRTTILDHMHLRCKCHGLSGSCEVKTCWWAQPDFRMLGDYLKDKYDSASEMVVEKHRESRGWVETLRVKYNFFKHPTERDLVYYEGSPNFCEPNPETGSFGTRDRACNVSSHGIEGCDLLCCGRGHNTRTEKRKEKCHCIFHWCCYVSCQECVRVYDVHTCK, from the exons ATGGATTTGTATCTGATTGgatatttgatgtgtgtgtggttgtccaGCTCACGGGTGCTTGGAGGCTATCCCATCTGGTG GTCCCTGGCCCTTGGGCAGCAGTACTCGTCTCTGGGCTCCCAACCCATCCTGTGTGGCTCTATCCCCGGCCTGGTGCCCAAGCAGCTGCGTTTCTGTCGCAACTACATAGAGATCATGCCTAGCGTTGCAGAAGGTGTCAAGCTGGGGATCCAGGAGTGCCAGCACCAGTTTAGGGGCCGCAGATGGAACTGTACTACCATCAAGGACAACCTGGCCATCTTCGGCCCTGTGCTAGATAAAG caACCAGAGAGTCGGCGTTCGTCCACGCTATAGCTTCAGCGGGAGTGGCGTTTGCAGTGACGCGCTCCTGCGCTGAGGGCACATCCACCATGTGCGGCTGCGATTCCCACCACAAGGGGCCTCCTGGGGAGGGCTGGAAGTGGGGCGGCTGCAGTGAGGATGCAGAGTTCGGGGTGCTGGTATCCAGGGAGTTTGCGGACGCCAGAGAGAATCGCCCAGATGCTCGCTCAGCGATGAACAGACACAACAACGAGGCAGGACGCACG ACCATCCTCGACCACATGCACCTGCGCTGTAAATGTCACGGCCTGTCAGGAAGCTGCGAGGTGAAGACGTGTTGGTGGGCGCAGCCGGACTTCCGCATGCTGGGCGACTACCTGAAGGACAAGTACGACAGCGCCTcagagatggtggtggagaaGCACCGCGAGTCACGAGGCTGGGTGGAGACGCTGCGAGTCAAGTACAATTTCTTCAAGCACCCCACCGAGCGCGACCTGGTCTACTACGAGGGCTCACCCAACTTCTGCGAGCCCAACCCGGAGACCGGCTCCTTTGGGACGCGCGACCGGGCCTGCAACGTGTCGTCACACGGCATCGAGGGCTGCGACCTGCTGTGCTGTGGCCGCGGCCACAACACCCGGACTGAGAAGCGCAAAGAGAAGTGTCACTGCATCTTCCACTGGTGCTGCTACGTCAGCTGTCaggagtgtgtgcgtgtctaCGACGTTCACACATGCAAGTGA
- the ormdl3 gene encoding ORM1-like protein 3, which produces MNVGTAHSEVNPNTRVMNSRGMWLSYILGIGLLHVILLSIPFASVPVVWTLTNLIHNLCMYLLLHTVKGTPFETPDQGKARLLTHWEQMDYGVQFTASRKFLTITPIVLYILTSFYTKYDRAHFVVNTVSLLTVLIPKLPQLHGVRIFGINKY; this is translated from the exons atgaatgtgggcacgGCGCACAGCGAGGTGAACCCCAACACCCGAGTGATGAACAGCAGAGGGATGTGGCTGTCTTACATCCTGGGCATCGGCCTCCTGCACGTCATCCTGCTCAGCATTCCCTTCGCCAGCGTCCCCGTGGTCTGGACCCTCACCAACCTCATTCACAATCTG TGCATGTACCTCCTACTCCACACGGTCAAAGGGACGCCCTTTGAGACCCCAGATCAGGGCAAGGCTCGCCTCCTCACACACTGGGAGCAGATGGACTACGGTGTGCAGTTCACTGCTTCACGCAAGTTCCTCACCATCACACCCATTGTCCT GTATATACTAACCAGCTTCTACACCAAATACGATCGGGCCCATTTTGTGGTCAACACTGTTTCCTTGCTCACTGTACTCATCCCAAAGCTGCCCCAGCTGCACGGTGTGAGGATCTTTGGGATTAATAAGTACTGA